Proteins encoded within one genomic window of Saccharopolyspora pogona:
- a CDS encoding GatB/YqeY domain-containing protein, with translation MAELKDKLRADLSAAMKQRDTTVTGVLRMALAAVSKEEVAGKQARELTNEEVQRVLNKEAKKRDEAAEAFRGAARAEQADAELGEGEILRRYLPKPLGDDELAQLVKDAVAEVEGELGERPGMKQMGQVMKAANAKVAGRAEGGKVAALVKAELAD, from the coding sequence ATGGCCGAGCTCAAGGACAAGCTGCGCGCGGATCTCTCCGCCGCGATGAAGCAACGCGACACCACCGTCACCGGGGTCCTGCGGATGGCGCTGGCCGCCGTCAGTAAGGAGGAGGTCGCCGGCAAGCAGGCACGCGAGCTCACCAACGAAGAGGTACAGCGCGTGCTGAACAAGGAGGCCAAGAAGCGCGACGAGGCCGCGGAGGCGTTCCGCGGGGCCGCGCGCGCGGAGCAGGCCGACGCCGAGCTCGGCGAGGGGGAGATCCTGCGGCGCTACCTGCCGAAGCCGCTGGGCGACGACGAGTTGGCGCAGCTCGTCAAGGACGCCGTCGCGGAGGTCGAAGGCGAACTCGGCGAGCGGCCGGGCATGAAGCAGATGGGCCAGGTCATGAAGGCGGCCAACGCAAAGGTGGCGGGCCGCGCCGAAGGCGGCAAGGTCGCAGCCCTGGTCAAGGCCGAACTCGCCGACTGA
- a CDS encoding metallophosphoesterase — translation MNKFGRILLSTGALGAAAVAYSAAIERRHWTLRQATLPVLAEDAAPLRVLHISDLHMTPNQRSKQRWVAALAELDPDLVVNTGDNLAHPQAVPAALRAMGPLLDRPGIFVFGSNDYYGPTAKNPARYLLPSRKAQRIHGEPLPWRDLRAAMTERGWLDATHRRHEIEVAGMRIHLAGLDDPHLHLDRYDLIGGPAPADVQLRLGVTHSPEPRVLDSFAEDGYDLVLAGHTHGGQLRLPGYGALVTNCELDRSRARGASTWGERMHLHVSAGLGTSPYAPVRFACPPEATLLTLLPRSEKPTSTSENTHKRTPFGAGESVR, via the coding sequence GTGAACAAGTTCGGGCGGATTCTGCTCAGCACGGGCGCTCTCGGCGCCGCCGCGGTCGCCTACTCGGCCGCGATCGAACGTCGCCACTGGACGCTGCGGCAGGCGACGCTGCCGGTGCTCGCCGAGGACGCGGCACCGCTTCGCGTGCTGCACATCTCCGACCTGCACATGACCCCGAACCAGCGGTCCAAGCAGCGGTGGGTCGCCGCCCTCGCCGAGCTGGACCCGGATCTGGTGGTCAACACCGGCGACAACCTGGCGCACCCGCAGGCGGTGCCCGCGGCGCTGCGTGCGATGGGCCCGCTGCTGGACCGGCCGGGCATCTTCGTCTTCGGCAGCAACGACTACTACGGGCCGACCGCGAAGAACCCGGCCCGCTACCTGCTGCCGTCGCGGAAGGCCCAGCGCATCCACGGGGAACCGCTGCCGTGGCGCGACCTGCGGGCGGCGATGACCGAGCGTGGTTGGCTGGACGCGACGCACCGGCGGCACGAGATCGAGGTCGCCGGGATGCGGATCCACCTGGCCGGGCTCGACGACCCGCACCTGCACCTGGACCGCTACGACCTGATCGGCGGGCCCGCGCCCGCCGACGTCCAGCTGCGCCTGGGCGTGACGCACTCCCCCGAGCCGCGGGTGCTCGACTCGTTCGCCGAGGACGGCTACGACCTGGTGCTGGCCGGTCACACCCACGGCGGGCAGCTGCGGCTGCCCGGCTACGGGGCGCTGGTGACCAACTGCGAGCTGGACCGGTCGCGGGCGCGCGGCGCGTCCACCTGGGGCGAGCGCATGCACCTGCACGTGTCGGCCGGGCTGGGCACCTCGCCGTACGCTCCGGTGCGTTTCGCCTGCCCGCCGGAGGCCACCTTGCTGACCTTGCTCCCCAGGTCCGAAAAACCGACATCTACCAGCGAAAACACCCATAAGAGGACCCCGTTCGGGGCAGGTGAGAGCGTCCGCTAA
- a CDS encoding DUF1203 domain-containing protein, with protein MAFQVLPIDPTVLDELRKLGDAGREPSTYIEDDEYGQPLRCCRPGERISLASYAPLRRWGRDSGIDPGAYEEVGPVFIHAETCDGSASSEWPEPLRGRRHVLLHSYSGTAGSSAASCSTATPSCPSARPAIS; from the coding sequence ATGGCCTTTCAGGTGCTGCCCATCGACCCGACGGTGCTCGACGAGCTCCGCAAGCTGGGCGACGCCGGTCGTGAGCCGTCCACCTACATCGAAGACGACGAGTACGGCCAGCCGCTGCGCTGCTGCCGGCCGGGCGAGCGGATTTCGCTGGCCTCGTACGCTCCGCTGCGGCGCTGGGGGCGGGACAGCGGGATCGATCCCGGCGCGTACGAGGAGGTCGGCCCCGTCTTCATCCACGCCGAAACCTGCGACGGATCGGCTTCCTCGGAGTGGCCCGAACCACTGCGCGGCCGACGCCACGTGCTGCTGCATTCCTACTCCGGGACGGCCGGATCCTCGGCGGCGTCCTGCTCTACGGCAACACCAAGCTGTCCGAGCGCACGGCCGGCGATCTCCTGA
- a CDS encoding S9 family peptidase has product MSTYPEAQIPEKLFDDPDREARWRARFSAPRVSLPDWARDAAQRSLYVSNVSGTWEIYAWDRDSDEHRQITDRPQGTFHGTLSADGEQVWWFDDTDGDEFGSWVVEPFASGETRPGLPDTHPGYPAGLELGSSVIGVGMSTDDGVTVWVARDGGRPEVLYQHEQDGGLSAMSWDESMVVISHSEHGDSRHPALRVLRVDGSEVTEKWDGPGKGLDALAFAPVTGDPRLLVLHERRGKEELLIWDVAADTESEIKLDLPGEVSADWYPDGKALLIAHTHHARTTMHRYDLAEETLTELATPPGTVAGASVRPDHSVEYVWSSAATPSLVRTVSRDGEDRVLLTPPGDRAPGSEAVNDVFVEVPYGPNETVHALVARPADAGEGPLPTVFNLHGGPHAADEDRFSAYRAAWLDAGFAVVEINYRGSTGYGSAWRDAIEGRPGLTELADVARVHDWAIEAGLTTPALSVVVGASWGGYLTLLALGTQPERWAGGVAGVPVADYVSAYADEMEPLRAYDRALFGGSPEDVPEVYRKASPITYVDEVRAPVLVLAGDNDPRCPIQQILNYLDRLGPREIPFEFYRYDAGHGSLVVAETLRQVAAEIHFARRAVGLG; this is encoded by the coding sequence GTGAGCACCTACCCCGAAGCGCAGATCCCCGAGAAGCTGTTCGACGACCCGGATCGCGAGGCCCGCTGGCGGGCCCGGTTCAGCGCGCCCCGCGTGTCGCTGCCGGACTGGGCGCGGGACGCGGCGCAACGCAGCCTGTACGTGTCGAATGTCAGCGGCACCTGGGAGATCTATGCCTGGGACCGCGACTCCGACGAGCATCGCCAGATCACCGACCGTCCACAGGGGACATTCCACGGCACGTTGTCCGCGGACGGCGAGCAGGTCTGGTGGTTCGACGACACCGACGGCGACGAGTTCGGCAGCTGGGTGGTCGAGCCGTTCGCCTCCGGTGAGACCCGGCCGGGTCTGCCGGACACCCACCCCGGGTACCCGGCGGGCCTGGAGCTCGGGTCGTCGGTGATCGGCGTGGGGATGTCCACCGACGACGGCGTGACGGTGTGGGTGGCGCGCGACGGCGGCCGTCCGGAGGTGCTCTACCAGCACGAGCAGGACGGCGGGTTGTCCGCCATGTCCTGGGACGAGTCGATGGTGGTGATCTCGCACTCCGAGCACGGCGACAGCCGCCACCCCGCGCTGCGGGTGCTGCGCGTCGACGGCTCCGAGGTCACCGAGAAGTGGGACGGCCCCGGCAAGGGCCTGGACGCGCTGGCGTTCGCGCCGGTCACCGGCGACCCCCGGCTGCTGGTGCTGCACGAGCGGCGCGGCAAGGAGGAGCTGCTGATCTGGGACGTCGCTGCGGACACCGAGAGCGAGATCAAGCTCGACCTGCCCGGTGAGGTCTCCGCCGACTGGTACCCGGACGGCAAGGCGCTGCTGATCGCGCACACCCACCACGCGCGGACCACGATGCACCGCTACGACCTCGCGGAAGAGACCCTCACCGAACTGGCGACCCCGCCGGGCACGGTGGCGGGCGCGTCGGTGCGCCCGGACCACTCGGTGGAGTACGTGTGGTCGTCGGCGGCGACACCTTCGCTGGTACGGACGGTTTCGCGCGACGGTGAGGACCGGGTGCTGCTGACGCCGCCCGGCGACCGCGCGCCGGGTTCGGAGGCCGTCAACGACGTGTTCGTCGAGGTCCCGTACGGGCCGAACGAGACGGTGCACGCGCTGGTGGCGCGCCCGGCCGACGCCGGGGAAGGGCCGTTGCCGACGGTGTTCAACCTGCACGGCGGGCCGCACGCGGCCGACGAGGACCGGTTCTCCGCCTACCGGGCGGCTTGGCTGGACGCCGGGTTCGCCGTGGTGGAGATCAACTACCGGGGTTCGACCGGGTACGGCTCGGCGTGGCGGGACGCCATCGAGGGCCGGCCGGGCCTGACGGAGTTGGCCGACGTCGCGCGGGTGCACGACTGGGCGATCGAGGCGGGGCTGACCACGCCGGCGCTGAGCGTCGTCGTGGGTGCGTCGTGGGGCGGCTACCTGACGCTGCTGGCGTTGGGGACGCAGCCGGAGCGCTGGGCCGGCGGCGTCGCCGGCGTGCCGGTGGCCGACTACGTCTCGGCGTACGCCGACGAGATGGAGCCGCTGCGGGCCTACGACCGGGCGCTTTTCGGCGGCTCGCCGGAAGACGTGCCGGAGGTCTACCGGAAGGCTTCGCCGATCACCTACGTGGACGAGGTGCGGGCGCCGGTGCTGGTGCTGGCCGGGGACAACGACCCGCGCTGCCCGATCCAGCAGATCCTGAACTACCTGGACCGGTTGGGGCCGCGGGAGATCCCGTTCGAGTTCTACCGCTACGACGCGGGCCACGGCTCGCTGGTGGTGGCGGAAACTCTCCGCCAGGTCGCGGCGGAGATCCACTTCGCCCGCCGCGCCGTCGGCCTCGGCTGA
- a CDS encoding transposase family protein, with translation MKTQSSPAEGTEPIVYQAQLPVSRATIDYLASLITTHCRKIRSRWRKVTPGTQAIIVLAVLRHDQRLLDMAGGNRVSASTIRRWVLEVIDLLAARAPRLDRVLSKVARGGGEVVLLDGTLVRTQRRTGKNNRRNYSGKHKAHGLLFLALTDHKGNLLWFSAAKPGRASEVTTARHNNITTALRDAELGAMCDLGFTGLEDDPDEPVIIIGRRAARAHPLTDAQKQANQLVARERATCEHGFADLKNWRILTRLRMHAANATRLLRALLVLTNLEITR, from the coding sequence GTGAAAACCCAATCCAGCCCCGCCGAGGGCACCGAACCCATTGTGTACCAAGCCCAACTTCCCGTGTCGAGGGCCACGATCGACTACCTCGCCTCGCTGATCACCACGCACTGCAGGAAAATCCGCTCTCGCTGGCGCAAGGTGACCCCTGGTACGCAGGCGATCATCGTGCTCGCGGTGCTGCGTCACGACCAGCGGCTGCTGGACATGGCCGGCGGCAACAGGGTGTCGGCCTCGACGATCCGCCGCTGGGTGCTGGAGGTCATCGACCTGCTGGCCGCCCGTGCCCCGCGCCTGGACCGCGTCCTGAGCAAAGTGGCCCGCGGCGGGGGTGAGGTCGTGCTGCTGGATGGCACCCTGGTGCGCACCCAGCGCCGCACCGGCAAGAACAACCGGCGCAACTACAGCGGCAAACACAAAGCCCACGGCCTGCTGTTTCTCGCCCTCACCGACCACAAAGGCAACCTGTTGTGGTTCTCTGCGGCCAAACCAGGGCGGGCCTCGGAAGTCACCACCGCCCGCCACAACAACATCACCACCGCACTCCGGGACGCCGAACTCGGCGCGATGTGCGACCTCGGATTCACCGGACTGGAAGACGACCCCGACGAACCCGTGATCATCATCGGCCGCCGCGCCGCCCGCGCCCACCCGCTCACCGACGCCCAGAAACAAGCCAACCAACTCGTTGCCCGCGAACGCGCCACCTGCGAACACGGCTTCGCCGACCTCAAAAACTGGCGCATCCTCACCCGCCTACGCATGCACGCAGCCAACGCCACCCGCCTACTACGGGCCCTGCTGGTGCTGACCAACCTCGAAATCACCCGCTGA
- a CDS encoding DUF1059 domain-containing protein, translating to MARKIADCRKYPSEANCSLTIIGEEEEVLRSATEHAVSVHQHEDTPGLRDQIRELLVDEPAADGMNFVQLIEFKTGKEAELNKLIDDWEEATGGKRTAKRAVLARDHEYPGSYYEFVEFPSYDEAMRNSRLPETDEISRKMRALCDEEPTFHNLDVVRAESL from the coding sequence GTGGCCAGGAAGATAGCGGACTGCCGCAAGTACCCGAGCGAGGCCAACTGCTCGCTCACCATCATCGGCGAGGAAGAAGAGGTTCTGCGTTCCGCCACCGAGCATGCGGTGTCGGTGCACCAGCACGAGGACACCCCCGGACTGCGGGACCAGATCCGCGAGCTGCTGGTGGACGAGCCGGCTGCCGACGGAATGAACTTCGTGCAGCTCATCGAGTTCAAGACCGGAAAGGAGGCCGAGCTGAACAAGCTGATAGACGACTGGGAGGAAGCCACCGGAGGCAAGCGCACCGCGAAGCGAGCGGTGCTGGCCCGGGACCACGAGTACCCGGGGAGCTACTACGAGTTCGTCGAGTTCCCGTCCTACGACGAGGCGATGCGAAATTCTCGGCTCCCGGAGACCGACGAGATCTCCCGCAAGATGCGCGCCCTCTGCGACGAGGAACCGACCTTCCACAACCTCGACGTGGTCCGAGCCGAATCCCTGTGA
- a CDS encoding class I SAM-dependent methyltransferase gives MPSDDVHAVRSAITCHYKRAGVSPPIEMLERFRVLARKRAAGRVLDIGAFRLEDLLAYHHVSYLAMLDAKPGLRGERPDLPTEFIDGDPASLPFPDRAFDVVVCRFSLCSTGKPESALTEIGRVLRPIGQLLFLEHTRAPGVVGEAQDRAQEMLHGCRRCRLNVEVLVQLQRAGLVVRRADWYWPSAHVRAPLVQGVATHTDPQYERELGWLRNPIRRTGDPMWPGR, from the coding sequence ATGCCGTCGGACGATGTCCACGCCGTCCGCTCAGCCATCACGTGTCACTACAAGCGCGCCGGGGTGTCGCCGCCCATCGAGATGCTGGAGCGGTTCCGGGTGCTGGCCCGGAAGCGGGCCGCCGGGCGGGTGCTGGACATCGGGGCGTTCCGCCTCGAAGACCTGCTGGCCTACCACCACGTCTCCTACCTCGCGATGCTCGACGCGAAACCCGGCCTGCGCGGCGAACGTCCCGACTTGCCCACCGAATTCATCGACGGAGACCCGGCGAGCCTGCCGTTCCCGGACCGCGCCTTCGACGTGGTGGTCTGCCGGTTCTCCCTGTGCAGCACGGGAAAACCGGAATCGGCGCTGACCGAGATCGGCCGGGTGCTGCGGCCGATCGGCCAACTGCTGTTCCTCGAGCACACCCGGGCGCCCGGCGTCGTCGGCGAGGCGCAGGACCGGGCCCAGGAGATGCTGCACGGCTGCCGCCGCTGCCGCCTCAACGTCGAGGTGCTGGTGCAGCTGCAACGCGCCGGCCTGGTGGTGCGCCGCGCCGACTGGTACTGGCCGTCCGCGCACGTGCGCGCGCCGCTGGTGCAGGGCGTCGCCACCCACACCGACCCCCAGTACGAGCGCGAACTGGGGTGGTTGCGCAACCCGATCCGCAGGACAGGAGACCCGATGTGGCCAGGAAGATAG
- a CDS encoding ABC transporter ATP-binding protein codes for MGAAASLRGGLLSAKIAEKFLLRLRSHVYEHVQKMPPHFFARRKTGDLIARFSGDVEAVERLVASGLLETVAAVVGVVLYAGAALYLRWDLALLSFALAPVFWIVARNFSKEIRSVSTEERAANGALSTVVEEGLSNIELVQAYNQQERQAAKLHAQSVRWFRAKLAEARLSALYAPLVTVVETICILLVIGAGIWEISVNRITIGGLLAFAAYLGYHYPPLQNLGQITMTVTAARAASERLVEMLDQHSAVPDDGSRQLPAGRNRGIRFERVEFRYPGADRPALAGFDLQVRPGEFVMVTGPSGAGKSTLTKLLQRFYDPAAGRLAIDGVDLTDLPLQTVRDTIALVPQEVAVFHSTVAENIAFGAPNATRSDVITAAREADADEFIRKLPESYDTVLSERGALFSGGQRRRIAIARAVLRRAPVLVLDEPTNGLDVASTRRVLEPLRRLARTRTTILISHDLDLAAEADRIVVVYGGRVVEQGPHRELLARGGLYAELRGRKPAVREPAREEPRQTFSGELFGPDETPTVRLQRPWATGLAQAHPIGRRA; via the coding sequence GTGGGTGCCGCGGCGTCGTTGCGCGGCGGACTCCTGTCCGCCAAAATAGCGGAGAAGTTCTTGCTGCGACTCCGCTCGCACGTTTACGAGCACGTGCAGAAAATGCCGCCACACTTCTTCGCAAGACGCAAAACGGGAGACCTGATAGCCCGTTTTTCCGGAGATGTCGAAGCGGTCGAAAGGCTGGTCGCTTCGGGATTGCTCGAAACGGTCGCCGCTGTCGTAGGCGTCGTTCTGTACGCGGGCGCCGCGTTGTACTTGCGCTGGGACCTGGCGCTGCTCTCCTTCGCGCTCGCGCCGGTTTTCTGGATCGTCGCCAGGAATTTCTCGAAGGAGATCCGGTCCGTTTCCACCGAGGAGCGGGCCGCCAACGGGGCGCTCAGCACCGTGGTCGAGGAAGGGCTGTCCAACATCGAGCTGGTGCAGGCGTACAACCAGCAGGAGCGGCAGGCCGCGAAGCTGCACGCCCAGTCCGTCCGCTGGTTCCGCGCGAAGCTCGCCGAGGCGCGGCTGTCCGCCCTGTACGCGCCGCTGGTCACGGTGGTCGAAACGATCTGCATCCTGCTGGTGATCGGCGCCGGCATCTGGGAGATCTCGGTGAACCGCATCACCATCGGCGGGCTCCTGGCCTTCGCCGCCTACCTCGGCTACCACTACCCGCCGCTGCAGAACCTCGGGCAGATCACCATGACCGTGACCGCCGCGCGGGCGGCCTCGGAGCGGTTGGTCGAGATGCTGGACCAGCACTCGGCCGTGCCCGACGACGGCAGCCGGCAGCTGCCCGCCGGCCGGAACAGGGGAATTCGCTTCGAGCGCGTCGAATTCCGCTACCCGGGCGCCGACCGCCCGGCGCTCGCGGGCTTCGACCTGCAGGTCCGGCCTGGCGAGTTCGTCATGGTCACCGGCCCCAGCGGAGCGGGCAAGTCCACGCTGACCAAGCTGCTGCAGCGGTTCTACGACCCCGCAGCGGGACGGCTGGCGATCGACGGTGTGGATCTCACGGACCTCCCGCTGCAGACCGTCCGCGACACGATCGCGCTCGTGCCGCAGGAAGTCGCGGTCTTCCACAGCACTGTGGCGGAAAACATCGCTTTCGGTGCGCCGAACGCCACCCGCTCCGACGTCATCACGGCCGCGCGGGAAGCCGACGCGGACGAGTTCATCCGCAAGCTGCCGGAGAGCTACGACACGGTCCTGAGCGAACGGGGAGCCTTGTTTTCCGGTGGGCAGCGGCGGCGGATCGCGATCGCCCGCGCGGTCCTGCGGCGCGCGCCGGTGCTGGTGCTCGACGAGCCCACCAACGGGCTGGACGTCGCCTCGACCCGCCGGGTGCTCGAACCGCTGCGCCGCCTGGCCCGGACCCGTACCACGATCCTGATCAGCCACGACCTGGACCTGGCGGCCGAAGCGGACCGGATCGTCGTGGTCTACGGCGGGCGGGTCGTGGAGCAGGGTCCGCACCGTGAGCTGCTGGCGAGGGGCGGACTCTACGCGGAGCTGCGCGGACGGAAGCCCGCTGTGCGCGAGCCGGCTCGGGAAGAACCGCGGCAGACGTTTTCGGGCGAGCTGTTCGGACCCGACGAGACGCCGACGGTTCGGCTGCAACGCCCGTGGGCCACCGGCCTGGCCCAGGCCCACCCGATCGGCCGCCGCGCGTGA
- a CDS encoding GNAT family N-acetyltransferase yields MSPEINIRIGPRPGDLGTVLAMHGELYAREYDFDERFEAHVAHGLAAFAAALGEARDESGVEPGWVWVAERDGETVGTVALTDEGDGVAQLRWFLVVPAMRGGGVGRKLLHALLDHAREHGFERVKLWTVDPLETAARLYLDAGFRCTERKTVRQWGQRLDELRYDLELG; encoded by the coding sequence ATGTCGCCCGAGATCAACATCCGGATCGGTCCGCGCCCCGGCGACCTGGGCACCGTGCTGGCGATGCACGGCGAGCTCTACGCGCGGGAATACGACTTCGACGAACGCTTCGAGGCGCACGTCGCGCACGGTCTGGCCGCATTCGCCGCGGCCCTGGGCGAGGCGCGGGACGAGTCGGGCGTCGAACCCGGCTGGGTGTGGGTCGCCGAGCGCGACGGCGAAACCGTCGGCACCGTTGCGCTCACCGACGAAGGTGACGGCGTCGCGCAGCTCCGCTGGTTCCTGGTCGTCCCGGCAATGCGGGGCGGCGGAGTCGGCCGGAAGCTGTTGCACGCCTTGCTGGATCACGCGCGCGAGCACGGCTTCGAGCGCGTGAAGCTGTGGACCGTCGACCCGCTGGAGACGGCCGCCCGGCTGTACCTGGACGCCGGATTCCGCTGCACCGAGCGGAAAACCGTCCGACAGTGGGGGCAGCGGCTCGACGAACTGAGGTACGACCTCGAACTGGGGTGA
- a CDS encoding TetR/AcrR family transcriptional regulator, with the protein MTQRDDGRRGELLAKLLEYSATHGLSEVSLRPLAAAVGSSPRMLLYFFGSKEGLVKEVHRHARDVQLRLLADTLDDCTDRTEALRALWRWLSDLAHQNVIRFFFESYARSLHPRGGAWDGFGETSVREWLPRLQQALGGSDAEATLALAALRGLLLDLLATGDTARVAAAFEELLGKL; encoded by the coding sequence ATGACCCAACGGGACGACGGCCGCCGCGGCGAACTGCTCGCGAAGCTCCTGGAGTACTCCGCGACGCACGGGCTTTCCGAGGTGTCGCTGCGGCCGCTGGCGGCGGCGGTCGGGTCCAGCCCGCGCATGCTGCTGTACTTCTTCGGCTCCAAGGAAGGGCTGGTCAAGGAAGTCCACCGGCACGCCCGCGACGTCCAGCTCCGGCTGCTCGCCGACACCCTCGACGACTGCACGGACCGGACCGAGGCGCTGCGCGCGCTGTGGCGCTGGCTCAGCGACCTGGCGCACCAAAACGTGATCCGGTTCTTCTTCGAGAGCTATGCGCGTTCGCTGCACCCCCGCGGCGGGGCGTGGGACGGCTTCGGCGAGACAAGCGTCCGCGAATGGCTGCCCCGGCTCCAGCAGGCCCTCGGCGGCTCGGATGCCGAGGCGACGCTGGCGCTCGCGGCCCTGCGCGGCCTGCTGCTCGACCTGCTCGCCACCGGCGACACCGCCCGCGTCGCGGCCGCCTTCGAGGAGCTGCTGGGCAAGCTCTGA
- a CDS encoding NADH:flavin oxidoreductase/NADH oxidase, translating into MPVVSHLFEPIKLRDVVIRNRAWVSPMCQYSATDGVPDDWHLVHLGQFATGGAGLIISEATAVVPEGRISPHDTGLWNDEQVAAWRRINDFLHAQGAATGVQLAHAGRKASTTPPWEGGQSVSPSEGGWQTVSSTGNAFGTQAPPRALTETEIAELPEQFAAAARRAEAAGFDVVELHFAHGYLAHQFYSPLVNDRTDRFGGDFDNRVRALLEITEAVRSAWPADKPLIVRLSATDWADGGWTGDDSVKLSALLAERGVDLIDVSTGGAVPKAEIPIGAGYQVRFARKIRAEADVPTAAVGLITSPEQAEEIVASGSADAVLLGRELLRDPHWPLRAADRLHADNIWPKQYERARRA; encoded by the coding sequence ATGCCCGTCGTGAGCCATCTCTTCGAACCGATCAAGCTGCGCGACGTCGTCATCCGGAACCGCGCGTGGGTCTCGCCGATGTGCCAGTACTCGGCCACCGACGGCGTGCCCGACGACTGGCACCTGGTGCACCTCGGCCAGTTCGCCACCGGCGGCGCCGGGCTGATCATCAGCGAGGCGACCGCGGTGGTCCCGGAAGGCCGGATCAGCCCGCACGACACCGGGCTGTGGAACGACGAGCAGGTCGCGGCGTGGCGGCGCATCAACGACTTCCTGCACGCGCAGGGCGCGGCGACCGGGGTGCAGCTCGCGCACGCCGGCCGCAAGGCATCGACGACCCCGCCGTGGGAGGGCGGCCAGTCGGTGTCGCCGTCCGAGGGAGGTTGGCAGACGGTCAGTTCGACCGGCAACGCCTTCGGCACCCAGGCCCCGCCGCGCGCGCTGACCGAAACCGAGATCGCCGAACTGCCCGAACAGTTCGCGGCGGCGGCGCGCCGGGCGGAAGCGGCGGGCTTCGACGTCGTCGAGCTGCACTTCGCACACGGCTACCTGGCGCACCAGTTCTACTCCCCGCTGGTCAACGACCGGACCGACCGCTTCGGCGGCGACTTCGACAACCGGGTGCGAGCCCTGCTGGAGATCACCGAAGCCGTGCGCTCTGCCTGGCCGGCCGACAAGCCGCTGATCGTCCGCCTCTCGGCGACCGACTGGGCCGACGGCGGCTGGACCGGGGACGACTCGGTGAAGCTGTCGGCGCTGCTGGCGGAGCGCGGGGTGGACCTCATCGACGTCTCGACGGGCGGCGCGGTGCCCAAGGCCGAAATTCCGATCGGCGCCGGCTACCAGGTGCGCTTCGCCCGCAAGATCCGCGCGGAGGCGGACGTCCCGACGGCGGCGGTCGGCCTGATCACCTCGCCTGAGCAGGCGGAGGAGATCGTCGCGTCCGGCTCGGCGGACGCGGTGCTGCTCGGCCGCGAACTCCTCCGGGACCCGCACTGGCCGCTGCGAGCGGCAGACCGTCTGCACGCGGACAACATCTGGCCCAAGCAATACGAACGAGCCCGCCGCGCCTGA
- a CDS encoding Dps family protein — translation MAQKTASKKAPITSPLGDDQDREITGKVLQGTLLDMIDLHLVAKQAHWNVVGRLFHDVHLHLDELVTTARGFADDVAERAAAIGISPDGRASTVADGSGVPKFDSNWRSDREVVEAITKTLAELNRRLRERIDETDKTDLVTQDLLIGIARELEKSHWMWQAQLAE, via the coding sequence ATGGCTCAGAAGACCGCTTCGAAGAAGGCCCCGATCACCAGCCCCCTGGGCGACGACCAGGACCGGGAGATCACCGGCAAAGTGCTGCAGGGCACGCTGCTGGACATGATCGACCTGCACCTGGTGGCGAAGCAGGCGCACTGGAACGTCGTCGGCAGGTTGTTCCACGACGTGCACCTTCACCTGGACGAGCTGGTCACCACCGCGCGCGGCTTCGCCGACGACGTCGCGGAGCGCGCCGCCGCCATCGGCATCTCGCCGGACGGGCGCGCCTCGACGGTTGCCGACGGCTCCGGGGTGCCGAAGTTCGACTCGAACTGGCGCAGCGATCGCGAGGTGGTCGAGGCGATCACGAAGACGTTGGCGGAGCTGAACCGTCGGCTCCGCGAACGCATCGACGAGACCGACAAGACCGATCTGGTGACCCAGGACCTTCTGATCGGCATCGCGCGGGAGCTGGAGAAGTCGCACTGGATGTGGCAGGCCCAGCTCGCCGAGTAG
- a CDS encoding NADPH-dependent FMN reductase: MTVTVVGIGGSVRPDSQSERALNAALAGAREAGAKVHAITGSSLSMPFYDPQLTERTDNALELVDALRTADGVILASPGYHGTISGLIKNALDYAEDLRGDDRPYLDGRAVGCIGIAYGWQATVTTLQALRSVVHALRGWPTPLGGAVNSGETQFEPGGECADEKVANVLRAIGHQVVDFANRG; this comes from the coding sequence ATGACGGTGACCGTGGTGGGGATCGGCGGATCGGTCCGGCCGGATTCGCAGTCCGAGCGAGCCCTGAACGCCGCGCTCGCCGGGGCGCGTGAAGCGGGGGCGAAGGTCCACGCGATCACGGGCAGCAGCCTGTCGATGCCGTTCTACGACCCGCAGCTGACCGAACGCACCGACAACGCGCTGGAGCTGGTGGACGCCCTGCGCACCGCGGACGGCGTCATCCTCGCCTCGCCGGGCTACCACGGCACGATCTCCGGACTGATCAAGAACGCCCTGGACTACGCAGAAGACCTGCGCGGCGACGACCGCCCCTACCTGGACGGGCGAGCGGTGGGTTGCATCGGCATCGCGTACGGCTGGCAGGCGACGGTCACCACGCTGCAGGCGCTCCGCTCGGTGGTGCACGCCCTGCGAGGCTGGCCGACGCCGCTCGGCGGAGCGGTGAACTCGGGCGAAACGCAATTCGAGCCCGGAGGCGAGTGCGCAGACGAGAAGGTGGCGAACGTCCTCCGCGCCATCGGCCACCAGGTGGTCGACTTCGCCAACCGCGGCTGA